A genomic region of Micropterus dolomieu isolate WLL.071019.BEF.003 ecotype Adirondacks linkage group LG11, ASM2129224v1, whole genome shotgun sequence contains the following coding sequences:
- the heatr5a gene encoding HEAT repeat-containing protein 5A isoform X3 encodes MERAHSLLLNEEAYSQLGEHQRAEFIFEWLNHLKKLLPATDRADIKQNQQRLIEQLSGLLIGSPGPPTRWLLAHCLALLYRLGDPVSSSLLVDRCNDIIRSKDDSPSGLPTRLAAVACLGALFEQLGRILVGSFKDTLTNLLKAMKSAESQGRYEIMLSLEKILRGLGVSAVPCHRDIYKAARTCLTDRSMAVRCAAAKCLLELQREAVFLWTSELENVATLCFRAFEGSNYSVRVSVANLLGTLLAAAVEPRQPTAAPRQGGRGRSSLEEVMDLLSGGFLRGGAGFLRASGDMLKGTSSVGKDVRIGVTQACVVFISTLGGSWLEVNFPAFLTLLMELASHGKATQTPGDAAVTRRCVSFILRSTLGSLLGEKAQTNAAKQLCLAVAAQKRAIDAALTDGNVETRVSSADVSASQHVLVCCLLELGALIQGLGSTAGPLLTDSSTALLDTVISVLLHPAASACLAAAWCLRCVAMAMPSQGSLLLDHCTERLVALKSSPEAVAGYGAAVAALVAAVQHCTLGIPHTKGMVVLGLAEDLLRSASQNSRISLQRTQAGWLLVSSLITLGPAVVEHHLSRLLLLWRCVFPASLREQEMELRRGDFFTWQVTLEGRAGALCAMKNLLLHCRELVTDDIISRLLTPLSCAVALLIKLPALIRSYSSSVRIWSVIYRQRVYELLALLPPHTYQESFGLVMNQLVSDLSSQDNLNQPCSELTLLPPLCHHDDLPLVGPALDDTDPRYIEEQLHGSIVGGGSLDNDAFSLCERSEEAPTPLPPPVTLIAATVRLFGALFPHIISAQRVKILEQFVETVNRLKGQRQQTVQIHVCAALCSLLKHQGGIRGSFGPEEVRSPALSLLSGALENVSPLLRCLAAEGLARLVQVVGDPGFTVSVSLLCFDRLKTARDAASRSGYALALGALYRYTGGISSAQHLSTCLGVLFTLSQDSTSPEVQTWSLHSLSLVIDLSGGLYRAHAEPSFTLVLRLLLSAPPTHPEVYHSLGRCLHALITCLGPDLQGEGAAVSALRSSCLVGCEVMQAGPDCLVQARAISCLQQLHMFSPPHVNLASLVPALCANLCSSYLCLRRAVVACLRQLVQREALEVSEHAVTLVKELPRRDNTQLDVTIKEVGLEGALFTLLDRESDPGLRRDIQETLVHMMASSATSGKLGHWLKLCKDVLSATTDCLAPVEASQEDEEADPGRDDDSSAFKARSDSGGPFTALRWATRRFAMECVCRIIAQCETSDPAHFDMALAQEHRLHKSTDFLVLHLGDLVRMAFMAATDHSDQLRLAGLQTLLVIIRRFSAIPEPEFPGHVILEQYQANVGAALRPAFTADAPPDVTSKACQVCSAWIASGVVSDLRDLRRVHQLLASSLAKVQAGRDTSTQQYNEATATMETLAVLKAWAEVYIVAVQRSKQKEVPGRKADLSVSSLANDSSVSESGGAGLLKLVQSDLSTLSRLWLAALQDYALLTLPQEYALQLPATGGSFYTAETVNQARAHYSSSWAPILHATSLWLHSTGFIMSDDAPANLSRPVTPTSMGHTGSVGGAKSPEDINSDRLHLILGISVEFLCSPHSEDQMENITSCLRALQALLDISWPRAKIGNDQALSVELLSVLHRLMVTRESVSVQLAVLDLLRQIVTAAQEHVREKRHSAEVDDGASEKETLPEFGEGRDTGGLIPGRSLVFGALELCLCVLVRKLPQLSPKLAGTSPTGPGGSVWSLTDSDCQLVSSALCVLSELPSVCSPEGSVSILPTVLYLLLGVLRELVQQPSTHTGTSVVGSVGRAGLDMVVQATLQALKSVVTSPMSRQEKSREAWNVLLRSALKTLLGLWDSGDSAVDQVSLLTALTVFLLSAGPDVCTVEPLHALCLQCFNASMDAKDPLVVSRCYQLLTSVFQAPPGVAIPYIKALGPPLVRFLQKVERSRPQSPEELSGVLEGVRAMEALVQAADESQRPQLVVILLPLLISFLLDENALGSAPAASRSLHEAALKDLMRLGPQHSAAFRSLIASSPHLKSRLEAAVKGNQESLNAKASSANSASRSGAKSSPSITLKTNFL; translated from the exons ATGGAGCGAGCTCACAGCCTCCTGCTAAACGAGGAGGCGTACAGTCAGCTGGGTGAACATCAGCGGGCCGAGTTCATCTTTGAATGGCTGAACCACCTGAAGAAGCTCCTCCCTGCCACTGACAGG GCCGACATCAAACAGAACCAGCAGCGTCTGATCGAGCAGCTGTCGGGTCTTCTGATTGGCTCCCCCGGCCCGCCTACCCGCTGGTTGCTGGCCCACTGCTTGGCCCTGCTCTACCGCCTGGGAGACCCGGTTTCTTCCAGCTTGTTGGTGGACAGGTGCAATGACATCATCCGCAGCAAAGACGACTCTCCGTCAGGCCTCCCGACACGACT ggcaGCCGTTGCGTGTCTTGGTGCTTTGTTTGAGCAGCTTGGCCGGATTCTCGTCGGCTCCTTCAAAGACACACTGACCAACCTGCTGAAGGCCATGAAGAGCGCAgag tcTCAGGGTCGGTATGAGATCATGTTGAGTTTGGAGAAGATCCTGCGAGGTTTGGGTGTGAGCGCCGTGCCGTGTCACCGTGACATCTATAAGGCGGCGAGGACCTGTCTGACGGACCGTTCCATGGCGGTACGCTGTGCCGCTGCCAAG TGTTTGCTGGAGCTGCAGAGGGAGGCGGTGTTCCTGTGGACCAGCGAGTTGGAGAACGTGGCCACCCTGTGCTTCAGAGCCTTTGAAGGATCCAACTACAGCGTCAGAGTGTCTGTCGCCAATCTGCTGGGAActctgctggctgctgctgtggagCCCAGACAGCCCACTG cagCCCCCAGACAGGGGGGGCGGGGTCGGAGCTCCCTGGAGGAGGTGATGGATTTGTTGTCCGGGGGGTTCCTGCGGGGCGGGGCAGGTTTCCTCCGAGCTAGCGGAGACATGCTGAAGGGGACAAGCTCTGTCGGCAAGGATGTCCGCATTGGAGTCACGCAG GCCTGCGTAGTCTTCATCTCCACCCTGGGCGGCTCCTGGTTAGAGGTGAACTTCCCGGCCTTCCTGACCCTACTGATGGAACTGGCATCCCACGGCAAGGCCACGCAGACGCCGGGCGACGCCGCGGTGACCCGCCGCTGCGTCTCCTTCATCCTGAGGAGCACCCTGGGGTCCCTGCTGGGAGAGAAGGCTCAAACCAATGCAGCCAAACAGCTCTGCCTCGCTGTGGCCGCGCAGAAACGAGCCATCG ATGCAGCTCTGACTGATGGGAACGTGGAGACCAGAGTTTCGTCTGCAGATGTCTCGGCCAGTCAGCATGTGTTGGTCTGCTGCCTGCTGGAACTGGGAGCACTCATACAGGGACTGGGATCAACCGCTGGGCCCCTCCTCACTGACAGCAGCAcag CCCTCCTGGACACGGTGATCTCCGTCCTTCTCCACCCAGCCGCGTCTGCCTGTCTGGCCGCCGCCTGGTGCCTACGCTGCGTTGCCATGGCGATGCCGTCCCAGGGTTCCTTGCTGCTGGATCACTGCACTGAGCGGCTGGTGGCGCTCAAATCTTCCCCTGAAGCTGTGGCCGGGTACGGAGCCGCTGTCGCTGCCCTGGTGGCTGCAGTGCAGCACTGTACCCTGGGAATTccacacaccaaaggcatg gtggTGCTGGGTCTGGCTGAAGACCTGCTGCGTTCAGCCTCTCAGAACAGTCGGATCTCTCTGCAGAGGACTCAGGCCGGCTGGCTGCTCGTCTCCTCTCTCATCACTCTCG gCCCAGCTGTAGTGGAGCACCACCTGTcccgtctcctcctcctgtggcGGTGTGTGTTTCCTGCTTCACTCAGGGAGCAGGAGATGGAGTTGCGACGAGGGGACTTCTTCACATGGCAGGTTACACTGGAAGGACGTGCCGGGGCGCTCTGCG CGATGAAGAACCTGTTGCTGCACTGCAGAGAGCTCGtcactgatgacatcatcagccGCCTGCTCACGCCATTGTCCTGCGCTGTGGCCCTGCTCATCAA GTTGCCTGCCCTCATCAGGTCTTACAGCAGTTCGGTTCGCATCTGGTCGGTCATATACAGACAGAGAGTCTATGAGCTGCTCGCTTTGCTGCCTCCACACACCTACCAAG agaGTTTTGGTTTAGTGATGAACCAGCTCGTGTCTGACCTGTCCAGTCAAGACAACCTGAACCAGCCGTGTTCAGAGCTCACCCTGCTGCCCCCCCTCTGTCACCATGATGACCTGCCGCTGGTCGGCCCCGCCCTCGACGACACCGACCCCAGATACATCGAGGAACAG CTCCACGGCAGCATTGTGGGAGGGGGCTCTCTGGACAACGACGCCTTCAGTCTGTGTGAGAGGAGTGAAGAAGCTCccactcctcttcctcctcccgtCACTCTGATCGCTGCCACCGTCCGACTCTTTGGAGCGCTCTTCCCCCACATCATCTCCGCTCAGAG AGTGAAGATATTGGAGCAGTTTGTAGAAACAGTGAACCGGCTGAAGGGTCAACGCCAGCAGACCGTCCAGATCCATGTCTGTGCTGCCCTCTGCAGTTTGCTCAAG CACCAGGGTGGGATCCGGGGCTCTTTTGGGCCAGAGGAGGTGCGTTCCCCGGCGTTGTCCCTCCTGTCTGGGGCGCTGGAGAACGTCAGTCCTCTGCTACGCTGTCTGGCTGCTGAAGGTCTGGCCCGGCTGGTTCAGGTGGTCGGAGACCCCGGCTTCACCGTCTCCGTCTCGCTGCTCTGCTTCGACAG GCTGAAGACGGCTCGTGATGCAGCATCTCGCAGCGGCTACGCTCTGGCTCTGGGGGCGCTATACCGCTACACCGGAGGAATCAGCTCAGCTCAACACCTGTCCACCTGCCTGGGAGTCCTGTTCACCCTGAGCCAGGACAGCACCTCACCTGAGGTCCAG ACCTGGTCTCTCCACAGTCTGTCTCTGGTCATCGACCTGTCCGGAGGTTTGTACCGCGCCCACGCCGAGCCTTCCTTCACCCTGGTGCTCCGGCTGCTGCTCTCGGCTCCGCCCACCCACCCCGAGGTGTACCACAGCCTGGGACGCTGCCTGCACGCCCTTATCACCTGCCTGGGTCCTGACCTGCAAG gtgaAGGTGCAGCAGTGTCCGCTCTGCGCTCCAGCTGTCTGGTGGGATGTGAGGTGATGCAGGCCGGTCCAGACTGTCTGGTTCAGGCCAGAGCCATTTCCTGTCTGCAGCAGCTGCACATGTTCTCACCACCACATGTCAACCTGGCCAGCCTTGTACCTGCACTCTGT GCCAACCTGTGCAGTTCATACCTGTGTCTGCGTCGCGCGGTGGTGGCGTGTCTGCGGCAGCTTGTCCAGCGAGAGGCTCTGGAGGTGTCCGAACACGCGGTGACTCTGGTCAAAGAGCTGCCGAGAAGAGACAACACACAGCTGG ACGTCACCATAAAGGAGGTGGGTCTGGAAGGAGCTCTGTTCACTCTGTTGGACCGAGAGTCAGATCCAGGTCTGAGGAGGGACATCCAAGAGACTCTGGTCCACATGATGGCGTCCAGCGCCACCAGCGGCAAACTGGGACACTGGCTCAAACTCTGCAAGGACGTTCTGTCTGCGACCACCG ACTGTCTGGCTCCGGTGGAGGCGAGTCAGGAGGACGAGGAGGCTGACCCCGGCAGAGACGACGACTCCTCTGCTTTCAAAGCTCGGTCAGACTCCGGCGGACCGTTCACGGCCCTGCGCTGGGCTACGCGTCGCTTTGCCATGGAGTGCGTGTGTCGCATCATAGCTCAATGTGAGACTTCCGACCCGGCTCACTTCGACATGGCTCTGGCTCAGGAGCATCGCCTGCACAAGTCCACCG ACTTCCTGGTCCTCCATCTTGGTGACCTGGTCCGTATGGCGTTCATGGCTGCGACAGACCACAGTGACCAGCTGCGGCTGGCAGGTCTCCAAACCCTATTGGTGATCATCAGACGCTTCTCAGCCATCCCCGAACCGGAGTTCCCCGGTCATGTGATCCTGGAGCAGTACCAGGCTAAT GTTGGAGCTGCTCTCAGACCAGCCTTCACTGCCGACGCTCCTCCTGACGTCACCTCCAAGGCCTGCCAG GTCTGCAGCGCCTGGATTGCCAGCGGTGTGGTCAGTGACCTCCGTGACCTGCGGCGAGTCCATCAGCTCCTTGCCTCCTCATTGGCTAAAGTCCAGGCCGGGAGGGACACGTCCACCCAGCAGTACAACGAGGCCACTGCTACAATGGAAACACTGGCTGTTCTTAAGGCCTGGGCCGAG gTTTACATCGTAGCCGTTCAGAGGAGCAAACAGAAGGAGGTCCCCGGTAGGAAGGCTGACCTGTCAGTCTCCTCTCTGGCCAATGACAGCTCTGTCTCCGAGTCGGGAGGCGCTGGCCTTCTGAAGTTAGTCCAATCAGATCTGTCGACGCTGAGCCGTCTGTGGTTGGCGGCGCTGCAGGATTACGCCCTGCTGACCCTCCCACAGGAGTACGCATTGCAGCTACCTGCAACAG ggGGTTCTTTCTACACAGCAGAGACGGTGAACCAGGCCAGAGCTCATTACTCCTCCTCCTGGGCTCCCATCCTCCACGCCACCTCCCTCTGGCTCCACAGCACCG GTTTTATCATGTCAGATGATGCACCTGCCAACCTGTCCAGACCGGTCACGCCCACCTCCATGGGACACACTGGCTCTGTGGGTGGAGCCAAGAGTCCAGAGGACATAAACTCCGACAGACTGCATCTCATACTGG GGATCAGTGTGGAGTTCCTGTGTTCTCCACATTCTGAGGACCAGATGGAgaacatcacttcctgtctgcgAGCTCTGCAGGCGCTGCTGGACATCTCCTGGCCCCGAGCTAAGATCGGAAACGACCAG gcTCTGAGTGTGGAGCTGCTCAGCGTCCTCCACAGGCTGATGGTGACCAGAGAGTCGGTGTCCGTCCAGCTCGCCGTGTTGGATTTACTGCGACAGATTGTGACGGCCGCTCAGGAGCACGTCAGGGAGAAACGCCACAGTGCTGAGG TGGATGACGGTGCATCAGAGAAGGAGACACTCCCAGAGTTCGGCGAGGGACGGGACACCGGCGGTTTGATTCCCGGACGCTCGTTGGTGTTCGGAGCGCTGGAGCTCTGCCTCTGTGTACTGGTCCGGAAACTTCCACAGCTCAGCCCCAAACTGGCTGGAACAAGTCCAACTG gtccTGGAGGCTCAGTCTGGAGTTTGACTGACAGCGACTGTCAGCTGGTGTCATCAGCTTTGTGTGTCCTCTCTGAGCTGCCGTCTGTCTGCTCTCCAGAAG GCAGCGTTTCCATCCTCCCCACTGTCCTCTACCTGTTGCTGGGAGTCCTTCGAGAGCTGGTCCAACAGCCCAGCACACACactg gtaCCTCGGTGGTGGGCTCAGTGGGCAGGGCAGGTCTGGATATGGTGGTCCAGGCGACTCTTCAGGCTCTGAAGTCTGTTGTGACGTCTCCGATGAGCCGTCAGGAGAAGAGCCGAGAAGCCTGGAACGTGCTGCTGAGATCAGCTCTGAAAACGCTGCTTGGACTCTGGGACTCTG GAGACTCTGCTGTAGATCAGGTCAGCTTACTCACAGCTCTGACTGTcttcctgctgtctgctggtcCTGATGTCTGCACTGTTGAGCCGCTACACGCGCTCTGTCTGCAGTGTTTCAACGCCAGCATGGACGCCAAAGACCCACTG GTTGTGAGTCGGTGTTATCAGCTCTTAACTTCGGTGTTTCAGGCTCCGCCCGGCGTGGCCATCCCGTACATCAAGGCCCTCGGACCGCCGCTGGTTCGATTTCTCCAG AAGGTGGAGAGGAGTCgtcctcagagtccagaggaGCTGTCAGGAGTTCTGGAGGGAGTCCGAGCCATGGAGGCTCTGGTCCAGGCTGCAGACGAGTCCCAGC GTCCTCAGCTGGTGGTCATCTTGTTGCCcctcctcatctccttcctCCTGGATGAAAACGCTCTCGGCTCGGCCCCCGCAGCGTCCCGGTCTCTCCACGAGGCGGCGCTCAAAGACCTGATGCGTCTCGGCCCCCAGCACTCAGCCGCCTTCAG GTCTCTCATCGCGTCGTCTCCTCACCTGAAGTCTCGCCTGGAAGCCGCCGTCAAAGGGAACCAGGAGAGTCTGAACGCCAAAGCCAGCAGCGCTAACTCCGCCTCCCGCAGCGGCGCCAAGTCCTCCCCCAGCATCACGCTCAAAACCAACTTCCTGTGA